In Papaver somniferum cultivar HN1 chromosome 1, ASM357369v1, whole genome shotgun sequence, a genomic segment contains:
- the LOC113281774 gene encoding apoptotic chromatin condensation inducer in the nucleus-like isoform X1: protein MDATDSAAVMKEASDSTAAGVVVAVSVEASVTVTQSVVTEFLCSNEEFQNKEADREPEVPNHPFGGSMRSPSIQNSQVSEVIRDLGFQVKSESISTDCASIIENIELKDNLNADNFLIKQNVVMPEMVQPLSNDVSPDNGTLRSPVGQEPCENQDSMEGEFDETRAIVNLDKKNDDTDASLEKLNLDWSTGDESVEEHISESRHAESKHNSDEMREKNSLPEVNDVKEENHVGLTRDSVSDKGISPEGKMSHGVPCEKQKLEDQEIDKNNKPSKRRRRWSSEAQKVPELQASTLKSCTTLKNAFPSDAPKQSVAKSDSKLSPESAQGCVVPPSAKPPTTSLRIDKFLRPFTLKAVQELLAKTGAVCSFWMDHIKTHCYITYSSVEEATETRNAVCNLQWPTYGGKLLFADFVDPRDVKMRAEAPAAAPVSTTQKVLRQQHHYLPNHHLKLLSVKQSRGSNSHHHHH, encoded by the exons ATGGATGCTACTGATTCTGCAGCAGTAATGAAGGAGGCTAGTGATTCTACTGCAGCGGGCGTGGTTGTCGCAGTTTCTGTGGAAGCCAGTGTCACAGTCACCCAGAGTGTGGTTACTGAGTTTTTATGCAGTAATGAAGAATTTCAGAACAAGGAAGCTGATAGGGAGCCTGAGGTTCCAAATCATCCTTTTGGGGGTTCGATGCGTAGCCCGTCCATTCAAAATAGTCAGGTATCTGAAGTTATCCGTgatttagggtttcaagtaaagTCTGAGTCTATTTCTACTGATTGTGCGTCAATTATTGAAAACATCGAACTAAAGGATAATTTAAATGCTGATAACTTCCTTATAAAACAAAATGTTGTTATGCCGGAGATGGTGCAACCATTATCCAACGATGTTTCTCCAGATAATGGAACTCTGCGTTCTCCGGTTGGTCAAGAGCCGTGTGAGAACCAGGACTCTATGGAAGGGGAGTTTGATGAGACTAGGGCTATTGTGAACCTTGATAAGAAAAATGATGATACAGATGCCTCGTTGGAAAAATTAAATCTGGATTGGAGTACAGGGGATGAATCTGTGGAGGAACACATATCAGAGAGTAGGCATGCTGagtcaaaacataattctgatgaGATGAGAGAGAAAAATAGCCTACCCGAGGTTAATGATGTAAAAGAAGAAAATCATGTTGGTCTTACGAGGGACAGCGTTTCTGATAAGGGCATTTCTCCTGAAGGGAAGATGAGTCATGGTGTTCCTTGTGAGAAACAAAAACTCGAAG ATCAAGAAATTGACAAGAACAATAAACCTTCGAAGAGGCGGCGTAGgtggagttcagaagctcaaaAAGTTCCTGAACTGCAAGCCTCTACTCTTAAATCTTGCACAACACTGAAAAATGCGTTTCCATCTGATGCACCCAAACAGAGCGTTGCTAAATCTGACTCAAAACTTAGCCCTGAAAGTGCACAAGGGTGTGTAG TTCCACCATCAGCAAAGCCTCCGACAACTTCACTTAGAATTGACAAGTTTCTACGGCCATTCACTCTAAAAGCGGTGCAGGAACTTCTGGCAAAAACTGGTGCTGTATGCAGTTTCTGGATGGACCACATTAAGACGCACTGCTATATAACG TATTCGTCTGTGGAGGAAGCGACAGAGACTCGTAATGCTGTATGTAATTTGCAGTGgcctacctatggtggaaagctACTGTTTGCTGATTTTGTTGACCCTCGAGATGTGAAAATGCGTGCTGAAGCACCTGCTGCAGCTCCTGTCAGCACCACCCAAAAAGTACTTCGCCAACAGCACCATTATCTTCCAAACCACCATTTGAAGCTTCTTTCCGTCAAGCAGTCCAGAGGAAGcaactcccaccaccaccaccactaa
- the LOC113281774 gene encoding uncharacterized protein LOC113281774 isoform X2 produces the protein MDATDSAAVMKEASDSTAAGVVVAVSVEASVTVTQSVVTEFLCSNEEFQNKEADREPEVPNHPFGGSMRSPSIQNSQVSEVIRDLGFQVKSESISTDCASIIENIELKDNLNADNFLIKQNVVMPEMVQPLSNDVSPDNGTLRSPVGQEPCENQDSMEGEFDETRAIVNLDKKNDDTDASLEKLNLDWSTGDESVEEHISESRHAESKHNSDEMREKNSLPEVNDVKEENHVGLTRDSVSDKGISPEGKMSHGVPCEKQKLEDQEIDKNNKPSKRRRRWSSEAQKVPELQASTLKSCTTLKNAFPSDAPKQSVAKSDSKLSPESAQGCVVPPSAKPPTTSLRIDKFLRPFTLKAVQELLAKTGAVCSFWMDHIKTHCYITSMVCKDQRGVAVPWLHIFLRPCFSGAMLRSLIFCTSSFDLSAVFVCGGSDRDS, from the exons ATGGATGCTACTGATTCTGCAGCAGTAATGAAGGAGGCTAGTGATTCTACTGCAGCGGGCGTGGTTGTCGCAGTTTCTGTGGAAGCCAGTGTCACAGTCACCCAGAGTGTGGTTACTGAGTTTTTATGCAGTAATGAAGAATTTCAGAACAAGGAAGCTGATAGGGAGCCTGAGGTTCCAAATCATCCTTTTGGGGGTTCGATGCGTAGCCCGTCCATTCAAAATAGTCAGGTATCTGAAGTTATCCGTgatttagggtttcaagtaaagTCTGAGTCTATTTCTACTGATTGTGCGTCAATTATTGAAAACATCGAACTAAAGGATAATTTAAATGCTGATAACTTCCTTATAAAACAAAATGTTGTTATGCCGGAGATGGTGCAACCATTATCCAACGATGTTTCTCCAGATAATGGAACTCTGCGTTCTCCGGTTGGTCAAGAGCCGTGTGAGAACCAGGACTCTATGGAAGGGGAGTTTGATGAGACTAGGGCTATTGTGAACCTTGATAAGAAAAATGATGATACAGATGCCTCGTTGGAAAAATTAAATCTGGATTGGAGTACAGGGGATGAATCTGTGGAGGAACACATATCAGAGAGTAGGCATGCTGagtcaaaacataattctgatgaGATGAGAGAGAAAAATAGCCTACCCGAGGTTAATGATGTAAAAGAAGAAAATCATGTTGGTCTTACGAGGGACAGCGTTTCTGATAAGGGCATTTCTCCTGAAGGGAAGATGAGTCATGGTGTTCCTTGTGAGAAACAAAAACTCGAAG ATCAAGAAATTGACAAGAACAATAAACCTTCGAAGAGGCGGCGTAGgtggagttcagaagctcaaaAAGTTCCTGAACTGCAAGCCTCTACTCTTAAATCTTGCACAACACTGAAAAATGCGTTTCCATCTGATGCACCCAAACAGAGCGTTGCTAAATCTGACTCAAAACTTAGCCCTGAAAGTGCACAAGGGTGTGTAG TTCCACCATCAGCAAAGCCTCCGACAACTTCACTTAGAATTGACAAGTTTCTACGGCCATTCACTCTAAAAGCGGTGCAGGAACTTCTGGCAAAAACTGGTGCTGTATGCAGTTTCTGGATGGACCACATTAAGACGCACTGCTATATAACG AGTATGGTTTGCAAAGACCAAAGGGGTGTTGCAGTGCCATGGCTGCATATTTTCTTACGTCCGTGTTTCTCTGGTGCAATGCTACGTAGCTTGATCTTTTGTACATCTTCTTTCGATCTATCTGCAGTATTCGTCTGTGGAGGAAGCGACAGAGACTCGTAA